One genomic segment of Meiothermus sp. QL-1 includes these proteins:
- the glpX gene encoding class II fructose-bisphosphatase, which translates to MDIERLLVLEVARVTEQAALAASRLAGMGDKEAVDAAGTEAMRRVLSELPIRGRVVIGEGEMDEAPMLYIGEVLGRGGPEVDIAVDPVEGTNITAKGLPNAITVIAISEKGGLVGAPDMYMQKLVVGPPAAGKVSLDYPVEANLRIIADALQRKVEDLVVVILDRPRHERLIQEVRRAGARVKLIADGDVVAALAVAVRGTGVHAMMGSGGAPEGVLAAAALKCMGGEIQGRFLPENEEQLARLHAMGVDEKKIYRTHELAPGRQIVFSATGITHGELLEGVRYFGGGARTHSIVMGYQTRVVRFIDTIHLFESGARVNIRV; encoded by the coding sequence ATGGATATCGAACGGCTCTTGGTGCTCGAGGTGGCTCGGGTCACCGAGCAGGCCGCCCTGGCGGCGAGCCGTCTGGCCGGGATGGGCGACAAGGAGGCGGTGGATGCGGCGGGTACCGAGGCCATGCGCCGGGTCCTCTCGGAGCTGCCCATCCGGGGCCGGGTGGTGATCGGGGAGGGCGAGATGGACGAGGCCCCCATGCTCTACATCGGGGAGGTGCTGGGGCGGGGCGGACCTGAGGTGGACATCGCGGTGGACCCGGTGGAGGGCACCAACATCACCGCCAAGGGCCTGCCCAACGCCATCACCGTGATTGCCATCAGCGAGAAGGGGGGGCTGGTGGGGGCCCCCGATATGTACATGCAGAAGCTGGTGGTGGGCCCCCCGGCGGCGGGCAAGGTGAGCCTGGACTACCCGGTGGAGGCCAACCTGCGCATCATCGCCGATGCGCTGCAGCGCAAGGTGGAGGACCTGGTGGTGGTCATCTTGGACCGCCCCCGGCACGAGCGGCTCATCCAGGAGGTGCGGCGGGCCGGGGCCCGGGTCAAGCTGATTGCCGACGGGGATGTGGTGGCTGCGCTGGCGGTGGCGGTGCGCGGCACCGGGGTGCACGCCATGATGGGCAGCGGTGGGGCCCCCGAAGGGGTTTTGGCCGCGGCTGCGCTTAAGTGCATGGGTGGGGAGATCCAGGGGCGCTTCCTACCGGAAAACGAGGAGCAGCTCGCCCGCCTCCACGCCATGGGGGTGGACGAGAAGAAGATCTACCGCACCCACGAGCTGGCCCCAGGCCGGCAGATTGTCTTTTCAGCCACCGGCATCACCCACGGGGAGCTGCTGGAGGGGGTGCGCTACTTCGGCGGCGGGGCCCGCACCCACTCCATCGTGATGGGCTACCAGACCCGGGTGGTGCGCTTCATCGACACCATCCACCTCTTTGAGAGCGGGGCCCGGGTGAATATCCGGGTCTAG
- a CDS encoding aspartate-semialdehyde dehydrogenase has protein sequence MRVGIVGATGAVGQEILKVLEKRQFPVTELRLYASARSAGKTLWFRGQALTVEPLPETPLPVDLVLASAGGSISKQYAPIWARQSVVIDNSSAFRYEPGVPLVVPEVNAHALKQHQNIIANPNCTTAILVMALYPLHKAFRARRVIVSTYQSASGAGASGIEELLQGTRRFLAGEAVEHRVFAHPLPFNVIPHIDAFQENGYTREEMKVLWETQKIIGDPSIRLSCTAVRVPTLRVHAEAVTVEFERPVSPEEAREVLRRAPGVEVVDDPAEKRYPLPISASGKFEVEVGRIRRSLVFDNGLDFFIAGDQLLKGAALNAVQIAELLLEPVPR, from the coding sequence ATGCGAGTCGGAATCGTGGGGGCCACCGGGGCAGTGGGACAGGAGATCCTGAAGGTTCTGGAAAAGCGCCAGTTCCCCGTAACCGAGCTCAGGCTCTACGCCTCGGCCCGCTCGGCGGGGAAGACCCTATGGTTTCGCGGACAGGCGCTTACCGTTGAGCCCCTACCCGAGACCCCCCTGCCGGTGGACCTCGTGCTGGCCAGCGCCGGGGGCAGCATCTCCAAGCAGTACGCCCCCATCTGGGCCCGCCAGTCGGTGGTCATCGACAACTCCTCGGCCTTCCGCTACGAGCCCGGGGTACCCCTGGTGGTGCCGGAGGTCAACGCCCACGCCCTGAAGCAGCACCAGAACATCATCGCCAACCCCAACTGCACCACCGCCATCCTGGTCATGGCCCTCTACCCCCTGCACAAGGCCTTCCGGGCGCGGCGGGTCATCGTGAGCACCTACCAAAGCGCCTCGGGCGCTGGGGCCAGCGGCATCGAAGAGCTGCTGCAGGGCACGCGGCGGTTCCTGGCCGGCGAGGCGGTGGAGCACCGGGTCTTCGCCCATCCCCTGCCCTTCAACGTGATTCCCCACATCGATGCCTTCCAGGAAAACGGCTACACCCGCGAGGAGATGAAGGTGCTGTGGGAGACCCAGAAGATCATCGGCGACCCCTCGATTCGCCTCTCCTGCACCGCGGTGAGGGTGCCCACCCTGCGGGTGCACGCCGAGGCGGTCACGGTGGAGTTCGAGCGACCGGTGAGCCCGGAGGAGGCCCGGGAGGTGCTCCGGCGGGCCCCAGGAGTGGAGGTGGTGGACGACCCAGCCGAGAAGCGCTACCCCCTGCCCATCAGCGCCAGCGGCAAGTTTGAGGTGGAGGTGGGGCGCATCCGCCGAAGCCTGGTTTTTGACAACGGCCTGGACTTCTTCATAGCCGGCGACCAGCTCCTCAAGGGGGCGGCCCTGAACGCGGTACAGATCGCCGAGCTTTTGCTGGAGCCGGTGCCGCGCTAG
- the ispF gene encoding 2-C-methyl-D-erythritol 2,4-cyclodiphosphate synthase encodes MSEKTLPLLIGYGEDAHRLGEGLELWLGGVRIESDRGAVAHSDGDVLLHALSDALLSAFALGDIGSYFPDHDPRWRGLESRVILELVLKKVREKGYRPAQVAAVVVLDRPRLGPHRAQIQQNLARLVGLPEERVGLTFKTSEGLAPEHVQCRAVVHLEPLPGH; translated from the coding sequence GTGAGCGAGAAGACCCTGCCCCTTCTTATCGGGTATGGCGAGGACGCCCACCGGCTCGGGGAGGGGCTCGAGCTTTGGCTGGGCGGTGTGCGCATCGAAAGCGACCGGGGAGCAGTAGCCCACTCCGACGGCGACGTTCTGCTGCACGCCCTGTCGGACGCCCTGCTCTCGGCCTTTGCCCTGGGGGATATCGGAAGCTACTTCCCCGACCACGACCCCCGCTGGCGGGGGCTGGAGAGCCGGGTCATTTTGGAGCTGGTGCTGAAAAAGGTGCGCGAGAAGGGGTACCGACCGGCCCAGGTGGCCGCGGTGGTGGTGCTGGATAGGCCCAGGCTGGGCCCCCACCGCGCCCAGATTCAGCAGAACCTGGCCCGGCTGGTGGGGCTTCCCGAAGAGCGGGTGGGGCTCACCTTCAAGACCTCCGAAGGGCTGGCCCCCGAGCACGTGCAGTGCCGGGCGGTGGTCCACCTCGAGCCCCTCCCCGGGCATTGA
- a CDS encoding HD domain-containing protein, with the protein MAIYMVYEDALALMKRFTASESLQKHMLAVEAAMRAYARRFGEDEEKWAIAGILHDFDYEKYPEDHPVRGVAMLREMGYPEDVLEAILGHADLPEYPRKTLMARALFAVDELVGLITAAVYVRPDRSIRSLELPSLKKKFKDKAFAARVDREGIVRGASELGVELDEHLAFVLEALKADAERIGLG; encoded by the coding sequence ATGGCGATCTACATGGTCTACGAGGATGCGCTGGCCTTGATGAAGCGCTTCACCGCTTCGGAGAGCCTGCAGAAGCACATGCTGGCGGTGGAGGCGGCCATGCGGGCCTATGCCCGCCGCTTTGGCGAGGACGAGGAGAAGTGGGCTATTGCGGGTATCCTGCACGACTTCGACTACGAGAAGTACCCCGAGGACCACCCTGTGAGGGGGGTGGCCATGCTGCGGGAGATGGGCTACCCCGAGGATGTGCTGGAGGCCATTCTGGGCCACGCCGACCTGCCCGAGTACCCCCGGAAGACCCTCATGGCCAGGGCCCTTTTTGCCGTGGACGAGCTGGTGGGCCTTATCACCGCTGCTGTGTACGTGCGGCCCGATAGGAGCATCCGCAGCCTGGAGCTTCCGAGTCTCAAGAAGAAGTTCAAGGACAAGGCCTTCGCCGCCAGGGTAGACCGGGAGGGGATTGTGCGGGGGGCCTCGGAGCTGGGGGTGGAGCTGGATGAGCACCTGGCCTTCGTGCTGGAGGCCCTGAAGGCCGACGCCGAGCGGATTGGGTTGGGGTGA
- a CDS encoding SDR family oxidoreductase yields the protein MFLEVIMFQPDLLKGKVVLVTGGGTGLGRSMSTRFLELGARVAIASRRAEVIEKAAQEMQELTGGEVFATPVDVRDPEAVRAMVDAVEARFGRLDVLVNNAAGNFISPTERLSHRAFDAVLNIVLHGTVYCTLEVGKRWIARGQRGVMLNIATTYALTGSGYVVPSATAKAGVVALTRSLAAEWGKYGIRLNAIAPGPFPTEGAWSRLMPTPEIARLFEKRVPLGRVGEHIELANLAAYLISDYAGFITGDVITIDGGETVWGAGEFNVLDAVTKEQWDALEAARKR from the coding sequence TTGTTCCTTGAGGTAATCATGTTCCAGCCAGACTTGCTCAAGGGTAAGGTGGTCCTGGTAACAGGGGGCGGTACGGGGCTTGGCCGTTCGATGAGCACCCGTTTCCTGGAGCTGGGGGCCCGGGTGGCCATCGCCAGCCGCCGGGCCGAGGTCATCGAGAAGGCGGCGCAGGAGATGCAGGAACTCACAGGGGGAGAGGTCTTCGCCACCCCGGTGGACGTGCGCGACCCCGAGGCGGTGCGGGCCATGGTGGATGCGGTGGAAGCCCGCTTTGGCCGCCTAGACGTGCTGGTCAACAACGCCGCGGGCAACTTCATCTCGCCCACCGAGCGCCTGTCCCATCGGGCCTTCGATGCGGTGCTGAACATTGTGCTCCACGGGACGGTCTACTGCACCCTGGAGGTGGGCAAGCGCTGGATTGCCCGGGGGCAGAGGGGGGTGATGCTCAACATCGCCACCACCTATGCCCTCACCGGCTCGGGCTATGTGGTGCCCTCGGCCACGGCCAAGGCCGGGGTGGTGGCCCTGACCAGGTCGCTTGCCGCCGAGTGGGGCAAGTACGGCATCCGCCTGAACGCCATTGCCCCCGGCCCCTTCCCCACCGAGGGGGCCTGGAGCCGGCTGATGCCCACCCCGGAGATCGCCCGGCTCTTCGAGAAGCGGGTGCCCCTGGGCCGGGTGGGGGAGCACATCGAGCTGGCCAACCTGGCCGCCTACCTGATCTCCGACTATGCGGGCTTCATTACCGGGGATGTTATCACCATCGACGGGGGCGAGACGGTCTGGGGCGCAGGGGAGTTCAACGTGCTGGACGCGGTCACGAAGGAGCAGTGGGACGCCCTCGAGGCGGCGCGCAAGCGCTAG
- a CDS encoding FUN14 domain-containing protein, translating into MEVIQPYLGQLTFGGLAGFAVGYAIKTVGRWVAIFLGLIFVVVQVLASMGYIAVDWTRIQRDVEPLLQQEQLKSAWDALVWVLTTNLPFGGAFVAGLVLGLRRG; encoded by the coding sequence GTGGAAGTTATCCAACCCTACCTCGGGCAGCTCACCTTTGGCGGTCTGGCGGGTTTTGCCGTGGGCTACGCCATCAAGACCGTGGGGCGCTGGGTGGCGATTTTTTTGGGCCTCATCTTCGTGGTGGTGCAGGTGCTGGCCTCCATGGGCTACATCGCCGTGGACTGGACCCGCATCCAGCGAGATGTGGAGCCCCTTCTTCAGCAGGAGCAGCTTAAGAGCGCTTGGGACGCCCTGGTGTGGGTCCTCACCACCAACCTGCCCTTCGGGGGGGCCTTTGTGGCGGGGCTGGTGCTGGGGCTGCGCCGGGGCTAG
- a CDS encoding homoserine dehydrogenase translates to MEKIRIALMGAGTVGGAFAQLLPAHQARLKALGVQLELARVLVRDLNKARPGLPPHLLTNQTEGFLEDVDVLVEVAGGTGTAREVVLEALARGIPVVTANKALLAEHWGELRGYAEEGELYYEASVMAGTPVLAALHSLWGNQTLELHGIVNGTCSYLIRRMEEGASYEAAFEEARGLGYLEADPRLDVGGIDAAHKLCVLGRLTVDPGLAWEKVLARTRGIEHLTPKLLAEARQEGQAIRLVASLYPERGAWVAAVRPVRLPLEHPLVRLGSGQNALVYRGEPIGTLVFAGAGAGGAVTASAVLNDLYRLLSGAPGHLPIPKALPVPADPVERFEEV, encoded by the coding sequence ATGGAGAAGATTCGTATAGCCCTGATGGGGGCCGGCACCGTGGGGGGCGCTTTCGCCCAGCTATTGCCCGCCCACCAGGCCCGGCTGAAGGCCCTGGGGGTGCAGCTCGAGCTGGCCCGGGTGCTGGTGCGCGACCTGAACAAGGCGCGGCCCGGCCTCCCCCCCCACCTGCTCACCAACCAGACCGAGGGGTTCTTGGAGGACGTGGACGTGCTGGTGGAGGTGGCTGGAGGCACCGGAACGGCCCGGGAGGTGGTGCTGGAGGCCCTTGCGCGCGGCATCCCGGTGGTGACCGCCAACAAGGCCCTGCTGGCCGAGCACTGGGGGGAGCTCCGGGGCTACGCCGAGGAGGGCGAGCTTTACTACGAGGCCAGCGTGATGGCCGGCACCCCCGTGCTGGCAGCCCTGCACAGCCTGTGGGGCAACCAGACCCTGGAGCTCCACGGCATCGTCAACGGCACCTGCAGCTACCTCATCCGCCGGATGGAGGAGGGGGCCAGCTACGAGGCGGCTTTTGAGGAAGCAAGGGGGCTCGGCTACCTCGAGGCCGACCCCAGGCTCGACGTAGGGGGTATCGACGCGGCCCACAAGCTCTGCGTGCTGGGACGGCTCACGGTGGACCCGGGGCTGGCCTGGGAGAAAGTGCTGGCCCGCACCCGCGGCATCGAGCACCTGACCCCAAAGCTGCTAGCGGAAGCCCGCCAAGAGGGCCAGGCTATCCGGCTGGTGGCCAGCCTGTACCCTGAGCGGGGGGCCTGGGTGGCGGCGGTGCGGCCGGTGCGGCTGCCGCTGGAGCATCCCCTGGTCCGGCTGGGCAGCGGGCAAAACGCCCTGGTTTACCGGGGCGAGCCCATCGGGACCCTGGTCTTCGCCGGGGCCGGGGCCGGGGGCGCGGTCACCGCGAGCGCTGTTTTGAACGACCTCTACCGGCTGCTTTCGGGAGCGCCCGGCCACCTGCCCATCCCCAAGGCCCTGCCGGTCCCCGCAGACCCGGTGGAACGCTTCGAGGAGGTCTAG
- the queG gene encoding tRNA epoxyqueuosine(34) reductase QueG, which translates to MDPLVRLTQAAEERGLLAAWAPVELPPGVQARYQDWLAQGHQAGMAYLAEQAPTRLMPTRRFAWARSVLVLAASHAYPPPPKPFGGLRVGRVARYAWVRDYHHLLRPHLEALEGLAQSLGLEARGYVDTGPLSERSYAVLGGLGWVGRNAMLIRMGAGSYLTLAVLLTSAPLPEAPTPHPHRCGRCTRCLAGCPTGALLGDGTLDARLCISYWTIEHRGLVPLERWSGMGEWLFGCDVCQEVCPWNRRARTFWAGFTPEPELAYPDLRDFFTLSSRAFARKYAATAFLRPGRTRMARNALIVLSNLDHPELLPLARQAAGDVNPVVRATAAQALARHGLKAPLEPLLRDPEPQVAQLARGLLEALG; encoded by the coding sequence ATGGACCCGCTGGTGCGCCTAACCCAGGCTGCGGAAGAGCGGGGTTTGCTGGCCGCCTGGGCACCGGTGGAGCTTCCCCCTGGGGTCCAGGCGCGCTACCAGGACTGGCTGGCCCAGGGGCACCAGGCCGGGATGGCCTACCTGGCTGAGCAGGCCCCCACCCGGCTCATGCCCACCCGCCGCTTCGCCTGGGCCAGGAGCGTGCTGGTGTTGGCCGCCTCCCACGCCTATCCTCCGCCGCCCAAGCCCTTCGGAGGCCTCAGGGTGGGGCGGGTGGCCCGCTACGCCTGGGTGCGGGACTACCACCATCTGCTCCGGCCCCACCTGGAGGCGCTGGAGGGCCTGGCCCAGAGCCTGGGGTTGGAGGCCCGGGGGTATGTGGACACCGGGCCCTTGTCCGAGCGCAGCTACGCCGTTCTGGGCGGCCTGGGCTGGGTGGGGCGCAACGCCATGCTGATACGCATGGGGGCGGGGAGCTACCTTACCCTGGCGGTGCTCCTCACCAGCGCGCCCCTGCCCGAAGCCCCCACCCCGCACCCCCACCGCTGCGGCCGCTGCACCCGCTGTTTGGCGGGCTGCCCCACGGGGGCCTTGCTGGGGGATGGGACCCTGGATGCCAGGCTTTGCATCAGTTACTGGACAATCGAGCATCGGGGCCTGGTGCCCCTGGAGCGCTGGTCGGGGATGGGGGAGTGGCTCTTCGGCTGCGATGTGTGCCAGGAGGTCTGTCCCTGGAACCGCCGGGCCCGCACCTTCTGGGCTGGCTTTACGCCCGAGCCGGAGCTGGCCTACCCCGACTTGCGCGATTTTTTCACCCTCTCCTCCCGCGCCTTTGCGCGCAAGTACGCGGCCACGGCCTTTTTGCGCCCAGGGCGCACCCGCATGGCCCGCAACGCCCTCATCGTGCTCTCCAACCTGGACCACCCCGAGCTTTTGCCCCTAGCCCGCCAGGCGGCCGGGGATGTCAACCCTGTGGTGCGGGCCACCGCCGCGCAGGCCCTGGCCCGCCACGGGCTGAAAGCCCCTCTGGAGCCCCTGCTGCGCGACCCGGAGCCCCAGGTGGCCCAGCTTGCGCGCGGCCTACTCGAGGCCCTTGGCTGA
- a CDS encoding helix-turn-helix domain-containing protein: protein MDRATEADHSFCPVYEAINVLQEKWTLHIIRSLLGGPKGFNELSRAVGGCNPATLAQRLEKLEHLGILSKTVHSTMPPRTSYALTEAGQALQSVIEAIDRWSRQYLRPSAKGLE from the coding sequence ATGGACAGGGCCACCGAGGCCGACCACAGCTTCTGCCCCGTGTACGAGGCCATCAATGTGCTGCAGGAAAAGTGGACCCTGCACATCATCCGCAGCCTTCTCGGCGGCCCCAAGGGCTTCAACGAGCTCTCCCGAGCGGTAGGCGGCTGCAACCCGGCCACCCTGGCCCAGCGCCTGGAAAAACTGGAGCACCTGGGCATCCTCTCCAAAACCGTCCACTCCACCATGCCCCCCCGCACCAGCTACGCCCTGACCGAGGCCGGGCAAGCCCTCCAGAGCGTGATCGAGGCCATCGACCGGTGGAGCCGGCAGTACCTTAGGCCCTCAGCCAAGGGCCTCGAGTAG
- a CDS encoding YceI family protein yields MHWNLDSSHSTVAFSVRHMGVFTVRGQFKRLRGTVKTDSNGVPQQIEAFIEAASIETGEPQRDAHLRSPDFLDAENYPEIRFSSRQIEPLGERRYRVLGDLTIRGVTRPVSFEAEVSPSLKDPWGFVRTGASASGVLNRKEFGLTWNQVLEFGALLVGEEVRFTLDVEAVAAAEPAL; encoded by the coding sequence ATGCACTGGAACCTGGACAGCAGCCACAGCACGGTCGCCTTCTCTGTTCGGCACATGGGGGTTTTCACCGTGCGGGGCCAGTTCAAGCGGCTTCGAGGAACGGTGAAGACCGATTCCAACGGAGTACCCCAGCAAATCGAGGCGTTCATTGAGGCGGCCAGCATCGAGACCGGCGAGCCCCAGCGCGACGCCCATCTGCGTTCCCCCGACTTCCTGGACGCCGAGAACTACCCCGAAATCCGCTTCTCAAGCCGCCAGATAGAGCCTTTGGGGGAGAGGCGCTACCGCGTCTTGGGTGACCTGACCATCCGCGGGGTGACCCGGCCGGTGAGCTTTGAGGCCGAGGTCAGCCCGTCCCTGAAGGACCCCTGGGGGTTTGTGCGCACCGGGGCCAGCGCCAGCGGGGTGCTCAACCGCAAGGAGTTCGGCCTCACCTGGAACCAGGTGCTCGAGTTCGGGGCGCTTTTGGTAGGGGAAGAGGTGCGTTTCACCCTGGACGTGGAGGCGGTGGCGGCTGCGGAGCCTGCGTTATGA
- a CDS encoding ring-cleaving dioxygenase — protein sequence MKPVSGLHHVTAIAGPAQRNLDFYAGVLGLRLVKKSVNQDDPGTYHLFYADAEGRPGTDLTFFPWEHLAPGRKGTGLAVELELAVPEGSLSYWAARLERYGTPLGRPEVRFGQRALPFRDPDGLEVALVETPPRAFTPWERSGVPEGQQIMGLHGARLWLRSLEESARLLSVLGFEPAGQEGGWHRYALAGGGSGRHLDIKVLPNLPRGRWGVGSIHHLAWRVDDLDHQMAVRGRVLGLGIPATPSIDRFWFRSVYFTEPGGVVFELATDGPGFAVDEDPAHLGERLVLPPWLEPQRAQIEAVLPELKPVA from the coding sequence ATGAAACCGGTCAGCGGTCTGCACCACGTCACCGCCATCGCGGGGCCGGCCCAGCGCAACCTGGACTTCTACGCGGGGGTCCTGGGGCTGCGGCTGGTCAAGAAGAGCGTCAACCAGGACGACCCCGGTACCTACCACCTGTTTTATGCCGATGCCGAGGGGCGTCCGGGCACCGACCTGACCTTCTTTCCCTGGGAGCACCTGGCCCCGGGCCGCAAGGGCACCGGGCTGGCGGTGGAGCTCGAGCTGGCGGTGCCCGAAGGGAGTCTGAGCTACTGGGCGGCCCGGCTGGAGCGCTACGGGACACCTTTGGGGAGGCCCGAGGTGCGCTTCGGGCAGAGGGCCCTGCCCTTCCGCGACCCGGACGGCCTCGAGGTGGCCCTGGTGGAGACCCCTCCCAGGGCCTTCACCCCCTGGGAGAGGAGCGGGGTGCCCGAGGGGCAGCAGATCATGGGCCTCCATGGCGCCCGGCTCTGGCTGAGGAGTTTGGAGGAGAGCGCCAGGCTGCTTTCGGTCTTGGGCTTTGAACCTGCGGGGCAGGAGGGGGGCTGGCACCGCTACGCTTTGGCCGGCGGAGGGTCGGGCCGGCACCTGGACATCAAGGTGCTGCCCAACCTGCCCCGGGGCCGGTGGGGGGTGGGCAGCATCCACCATCTGGCCTGGCGCGTGGACGACCTGGACCACCAGATGGCGGTGCGCGGTCGGGTGCTCGGCCTAGGTATTCCGGCCACCCCCTCCATCGACCGCTTCTGGTTCCGCTCGGTCTACTTCACCGAACCAGGCGGTGTGGTCTTCGAGTTGGCCACCGATGGGCCCGGCTTTGCCGTGGACGAGGACCCGGCCCACCTGGGGGAGCGGCTGGTGCTGCCGCCCTGGCTCGAGCCCCAGCGGGCCCAAATCGAGGCCGTTCTTCCTGAGCTGAAACCGGTGGCATGA
- a CDS encoding alpha/beta hydrolase — protein MTQAPFIHRFEPGQGASLLLLHGTGGDEHDLIPLARQLAPQAALLSPRGRVLENGAPRFFRRLAPGVFDEADLRQQAADLAQFVRAARQRYGLEGLPLYALGYSNGANMASALLLLQPALLDGAVLFRPMLPLEVHPLPNLSGRAVLVAAGRFDPWSPPGRVEALLDCLRRAGAEVEAGWWPAGHGLLPEELMAARAWLARRIP, from the coding sequence ATGACCCAGGCCCCCTTCATACACCGCTTTGAGCCGGGCCAGGGGGCTTCTTTGCTCCTGCTCCACGGCACAGGAGGAGACGAGCACGACCTAATACCCCTGGCCCGGCAGCTCGCCCCCCAGGCGGCTTTGCTCTCCCCCCGGGGCCGGGTGTTGGAAAACGGGGCCCCCCGCTTTTTCCGCCGTTTGGCCCCTGGGGTATTCGACGAAGCAGATTTACGCCAGCAGGCCGCCGATTTGGCCCAATTCGTGCGGGCTGCCCGGCAGCGCTACGGTCTTGAAGGCCTGCCGCTTTATGCGCTGGGCTATTCCAACGGGGCCAACATGGCATCAGCCCTGCTCCTCCTTCAGCCGGCGCTGCTGGATGGGGCGGTCCTGTTCCGCCCCATGCTCCCGTTGGAGGTGCATCCTTTGCCTAATCTAAGTGGCCGGGCGGTCTTGGTGGCTGCTGGCCGCTTTGATCCCTGGTCGCCCCCCGGACGGGTGGAGGCTCTGCTGGACTGCCTGAGGCGGGCAGGGGCCGAGGTGGAGGCCGGCTGGTGGCCGGCAGGCCACGGCCTGCTGCCAGAGGAACTGATGGCAGCGAGGGCCTGGCTGGCCCGGCGCATTCCGTAG
- a CDS encoding flavin reductase family protein, with product MEFEFARLTPQERYKLLTGLVVPRPIAWVTSLNPAGKVNAAPFSFFNAMGSDPALLVLGVGDRRPGRPKDTARNIQREGFFVVNLVSEAWAEAMNITAIEFPEEVSEVEEAGLETVPSLYGPVPRLAAAPAGFECRLHSVLQIGHSRLLVGEVLGAFVQEAYVADPERLYLKTQELGLVGRMGGRGGYVRTRDVFEMPRLSYAEWKARQG from the coding sequence ATGGAGTTCGAATTTGCCCGGCTCACCCCTCAGGAGCGCTACAAGCTCCTCACAGGGCTGGTGGTGCCCCGCCCCATTGCCTGGGTAACCAGCCTGAATCCCGCGGGAAAGGTCAACGCGGCCCCCTTCAGCTTTTTCAACGCTATGGGCTCCGATCCGGCGCTTTTGGTCCTGGGGGTGGGCGACCGTCGCCCCGGACGCCCCAAGGACACCGCCCGCAACATCCAGCGCGAGGGTTTCTTCGTGGTGAACCTGGTGAGTGAGGCATGGGCCGAGGCCATGAACATCACCGCGATTGAGTTTCCAGAGGAGGTGAGCGAGGTGGAGGAGGCCGGTTTGGAGACCGTCCCCTCGCTCTACGGGCCGGTGCCGCGGCTGGCCGCAGCCCCGGCCGGCTTTGAGTGCCGTCTGCACTCGGTGTTGCAGATTGGCCATAGCCGCCTCCTAGTGGGGGAGGTGCTGGGGGCTTTTGTGCAGGAGGCCTACGTGGCCGACCCCGAGAGGCTTTACCTGAAGACGCAGGAGCTGGGCTTAGTGGGGCGGATGGGGGGGCGGGGAGGGTATGTGCGCACCCGCGATGTGTTCGAGATGCCCCGGCTCAGCTATGCCGAGTGGAAAGCCCGGCAGGGCTAG
- a CDS encoding metallophosphoesterase, producing MRILALSDQVHPFIYQERFPCNLPPFELVLLAGDLPGSYIEFVATKVRVPVVYVHGNHKEEYVQDYLGHLTPPGGAIQAHGRIVRVAGLTIAGWGGCPRYNDREMGQYHESEAQGRFLSWLPLLLPRRLTRGHGVDILLSHAPPPGPHAGPDFAHRGSSALGLFHRLYRPRLHVHGHVHLYEAHPRREYRSPEGVRVVNAFAYTLIEL from the coding sequence CTGCGGATTCTTGCTCTTTCTGACCAGGTCCACCCTTTCATCTACCAGGAGCGCTTTCCCTGCAACCTGCCGCCTTTCGAGCTGGTGCTCCTGGCAGGCGACCTACCGGGCAGCTACATCGAGTTCGTGGCCACCAAGGTGCGGGTCCCGGTGGTCTACGTACACGGTAATCACAAGGAAGAGTACGTGCAGGACTACCTGGGCCACCTCACACCCCCCGGGGGGGCCATCCAGGCCCACGGCCGGATCGTGCGGGTGGCCGGCCTCACCATCGCCGGCTGGGGGGGCTGCCCCCGCTACAACGACCGCGAAATGGGGCAGTACCACGAAAGCGAGGCCCAGGGTCGCTTTCTCTCCTGGCTGCCCCTGCTCTTGCCCCGCCGGCTGACCCGGGGCCACGGGGTGGACATCCTGCTAAGCCACGCCCCACCCCCAGGCCCCCACGCCGGGCCCGACTTCGCCCACCGGGGCAGCAGCGCTCTGGGGCTGTTTCACCGCCTTTACCGCCCGCGCCTGCATGTGCACGGCCACGTCCACCTCTACGAGGCCCACCCCAGGCGGGAGTACCGCAGCCCCGAGGGGGTGCGGGTGGTCAACGCCTTTGCCTACACCCTGATTGAGCTCTAG